One part of the Cottoperca gobio chromosome 14, fCotGob3.1, whole genome shotgun sequence genome encodes these proteins:
- the LOC115018557 gene encoding E3 ubiquitin-protein ligase RNF26-like, with amino-acid sequence MDEVNFVSLAVGRCVDAGCLLLDLLLRTYSWLLRFLTGVGASLQSTLLALSGYCNFAVFSFLTATEAVSWAACRVLHVLEGWLQTLGGVFESFKMVGHLCCHVAWRTKDAMHGWLASGSCILRQTCEGACIALSLALYFVNTVVNIVLISTQNCVSMLAGVWEAVADPVHRVVELAVTALTFLYSCLWTPCQLLLDFLGALGRVFVTVFMVDSHGVLITAATVSLALLLLNPGLPVLAGHFLNALPGARGVQTNARRLHAVLPAQAPAYQEESTDTSALSPEADLPANEPSQPDSPPLLAQQDGEAARVFTPEDNDSSGGHPSDGELLSLLKEQEERKKCVICQDLSKTVLLLPCRHLCLCRPCADILTQRRAVQQRCCPLCRRPITQTMDVFL; translated from the coding sequence ATGGATGAAGTGAACTTTGTGTCTCTTGCTGTTGGGAGATGTGTGGACGCCGGCTGCCTGCTGCTCGACCTGCTCCTCAGGACGTACAGCTGGCTGCTTCGCTTCCTGACCGGCGTGGGTGCGTCCCTCCAGAGCACGCTGCTCGCCCTGAGCGGCTACTGTAACTTCGCTGTTTTCTCCTTCCTCACCGCCACTGAGGCTGTCTCATGGGCCGCCTGTAGAGTCCTGCACGTCCTGGAAGGCTGGCTGCAGACGCTGGGAGGCGTGTTTGAGAGTTTCAAGATGGTGGGACACCTCTGCTGTCACGTGGCGTGGCGCACTAAAGATGCGATGCACGGCTGGCTCGCTTCAGGGAGCTGCATCCTGCGGCAGACGTGCGAGGGCGCCTGCATCGCGCTCAGCCTCGCTCTCTACTTCGTCAACACAGTGGTCAACATCGTCCTCATCAGCACGCAGAACTGTGTGTCTATGTTGGCGGGCGTCTGGGAGGCGGTGGCGGACCCCGTGCACAGAGTTGTGGAGCTGGCGGTGACGGCACTCACCTTCCTGTACAGCTGTCTGTGGACGCCCtgccagctgctgctggactTCTTGGGAGCGCTGGGTCGAGTCTTCGTCACCGTCTTCATGGTCGACTCGCACGGTGTGCTCATCACGGCGGCCACCGTCTCGCTGGCTCTGCTGCTACTGAACCCTGGGCTTCCTGTCCTCGCAGGTCATTTCCTCAACGCTTTGCCGGGAGCTCGTGGCGTCCAGACGAACGCTCGCAGGCTGCACGCAGTCCTGCCGGCACAGGCTCCGGCCTATCAGGAGGAGAGTACTGACACGAGCGCTTTAAGCCCTGAGGCCGACCTGCCAGCGAATGAACCGAGCCAGCCGGACTCTCCGCCGCTCCTCGCTCAGCAAGACGGCGAGGCAGCGAGGGTGTTCACTCCGGAGGACAACGACAGTAGCGGTGGCCATCCAAGTGACGGCGAGCTGCTCAGCCTGCtgaaggagcaggaggagaggaagaagtgcGTCATCTGTCAGGACTTGAGCAAGacggtgctgctgctgccgtgtCGCCACCTCTGCCTCTGCCGGCCCTGCGCCGACATCCTGACCCAACGCCGCGCCGTCCAGCAGCGCTGCTGTCCGCTCTGCCGGCGGCCCATCACACAGACCATGGACGTCTTCCTCTGA
- the LOC115018587 gene encoding histone H4 has protein sequence MSGRGKGGKGLGKGGAKRHRKVLRDNIQGITKPAIRRLARRGGVKRISGLIYEETRGVLKVFLENVIRDAVTYTEHAKRKTVTAMDVVYALKRQGRTLYGFGG, from the coding sequence ATGAGCGGAAGAGGCAAAGGAGGAAAGGGACTCGGTAAAGGAGGCGCTAAGCGTCACCGTAAAGTGCTCCGTGATAACATCCAGGGCATCACCAAACCCGCCATCCGTCGTCTGGCTCGCCGCGGCGGAGTGAAGCGTATCTCCGGTCTGATCTACGAGGAGACCCGCGGTGTGCTGAAGGTGTTCCTGGAGAACGTGATCCGTGATGCCGTCACCTACACCGAGCACGCCAAGAGGAAGACGGTGACCGCCATGGATGTGGTGTACGCGCTGAAGAGGCAGGGCCGCACCCTGTACGGCTTCGGAGGCTAA